From Brassica oleracea var. oleracea cultivar TO1000 chromosome C3, BOL, whole genome shotgun sequence, a single genomic window includes:
- the LOC106334671 gene encoding chromatin modification-related protein EAF1 A-like isoform X1 has product MHGSVSGYVLVNAEVDSMGGVIDSGGGGIGLKTSPTAIEKAQAELRQEYDVREERRRELEFLEKGGNPLDFKFGVATSLSFQSTSLTDQQAEHFLNSEVKDSFAMTASPHGDSAESSGRPAVPTVSEPNTADNLLLFDSGNKSVEGEHSSKYPNRQNRTSESERSSKANTNQDTKETEDSAIFRPYARRNRTKINRDPARSSSMDLIQNRGGLATSLSARRGSVDGKGCIPDAANQKDKQTTSVSCPVFGNSNGTIVPTNVAPTNLLNTKVDGEPIVRESAAVSRTSLMKDEADITCRKSSADLPFEEAGKKADLVLNSTEIGSPKAAVIAGQKNNYTQSNELGDSTGEKESLTDRGAAGTKGLEPSRANKLEVDVDTERGLYRVDKLDSDENSVQKASRVEGLLNHTVGELMIEDETGRSTTITGECSPTRELQINSVKIENENYRSTPELQNEEKYSDTENGKEGGSVLANNPSSSLHPAIPQASVDANSSVVGNNVLSGTDVEALKHQPSSDGGSKVLDNVKEDSILEEARIIQLKRRRIAELSCGTAPLEVREKCQWDFVLEEMAWLANDFAQERLWKMTAAAQICHRLALTSQLRLEKQIQYRKLKNIASILSNAVLEFWSSVEVPRELEETNLRNNKETSQESNCDSGRKCFAAGVREYASRFLKYNNSSVPYHSAAPSTPDHVCGPEILDVSLADHQLTEESLFYSVPSGAMKVYQISIETHLARCEKYGNSMKEEVDTSGYDAAGDIEYDVTAFDEDEGETSAYYLPRAFECSKSFNLSHKKRKNLMKSHSARSYDLGADYVNYTGGSNSSNLMAKRPGSNINAGSVPTRVRTASRPRIVGSFGYATAGSLPVPSKTDASSGDTGFFQDEQSSLPGGSAFQKGTEVESSGTFEKQLPYDMAETSGKPKKKKKIHLGSAYDQTWHLDSSVHAEQVISLKDHWKKRPENHFDTNGLYGHHAKKQKTTTQLVENNFDGAMGLTGSIPSPAASQMSNMSNSNKCIKFIGSRDRARKIKGLKISSSQHGSGTTWSLFEDQALVVLVHDMGPNWELISDAMNSALKIKCIYRNPIECKERHKILMDKTASDGADSAEDSGTSQSYPSTLPGIPKGSARQLFQRLQGPMEEDTLKSHFEKICLIGKKLHCRKTQNDGRDSKQIVPVHNSQVMALSQVFPNNLNGGVLTPLDLCDASTSGQDLFSLERPGSHPGLPMLNQGTPVLPSSGATPSTSGSSGVVPGNNLPTIPGLHSASPRDGRFNVPGGSLPLDEQHRLQRFNQMSSGKNLQQNSISTHGAVSGSGHCVVPGVNTMGVSGTNRGTPMSRSGFQGIGSPAMPNTVSMMSSGMVGISNTGNINSGRGASPRNSMVRPPREAVQHMMRAAQGNSQRIPAFGSLSSGFTNNQTTSVQSYPGHVSQQHQMPQQSHVLGNSHNPQLQSPSLSHATGAQQDGFALRQRQMHQRYMQQQQQQQLAASNTTVPHGQQQPQGTSISPPPQKSPQTQPPVSPQPLPIPPVSTSPNSAMAQQNPQKSQLPLHGLGRNPQSGALGMNNQSGKQRQRQHHQQSGRQHPHQRQPTQGQQPSKQSKGMGRGNMIHQNITVDQSHLNGFTMPPSSQGTEKGEAVVPVRSDQQLPKAFPGATSPSQQQQQVQLPSDDCIQGQSSPAVSCPSISPAVAPSNHQHLLLHQKQRQVQPTAQRIVHQNHLGNSDLSRKSQAEFVPRVPQSVTNTTSSMSTSKGMPEVSDDSKKVKAVGSTAVPSPNALEPPSNAASVQSAAPKVVNSSNTDLACSKKHLPAGVPCQELKGVIQRQPSLPSVEQRRPKLPEQLTVQNQKHVASDHQPPQLEEAQKLPSPKPPETKVE; this is encoded by the exons ATGCATGGAAGCGTTTCGGGGTATGTTCTAGTAAATGCTGAGGTTGATTCCATGGGAGGAGTTATCGATAGTGGAGGTGGTGGTATTGGTCTCAAAACGTCTCCCACTGCTATTGAGAAGGCTCAAGCGGAGTTAAG GCAAGAGTATGATGTCCGGGAGGAAAGAAGGAGAGAGTTGGAGTTTCTCGAGAAA GGAGGTAATCCCTTGGATTTCAAGTTTGGTGTTGCAACTTCACTTAGCTTCCAGTCTACATCACTCACAGATCAGCAAGCAGAGCATTTTCTAAACAG TGAAGTCAAGGATAGTTTTGCTATGACTGCCTCACCACATGGAGACTCCGCGGAGAGTAGTGGTAGACCCGCAGTTCCTACAGTTTCTGAACCCAATACAGCGGATAATCTTTTACTGTTTGATTCTGGAAACAAGTCAGTTGAGGGAGAACACAGTTCGAAATATCCTAATAGGCAAAACAGGACGTCAGAGTCAGAACGGTCTTCCAAAGCGAACACCAACCAGGATACCAAAGAAACAGAGGATTCTGCCATCTTTCGACCGTATGCTCGTAGGAACAGAACAAAGATAAATCGGGATCCAGCACGGTCAAGTTCTATGGATTTGATTCAGAACCGTGGTGGTCTTGCAACGTCTCTCTCTGCTCGCAGAGGATCAGTTGACGGAAAGGGTTGTATTCCTGACGCAGCCAATCAAAAGGATAAGCAAACAACCTCTGTGTCTTGTCCAGTATTTGGAAATTCAAATGGTACCATTGTTCCGACAAATGTAGCTCCTACCAATCTGCTGAATACCAAGGTGGATGGTGAACCTATCGTACGAGAGAGTGCTGCTGTATCCAGAACTAGTCTGATGAAAGATGAAGCAGACATTACATGTAGAAAAAGCTCCGCAGATTTGCCTTTTGAAGAGGCTGGGAAAAAGGCAGACCTAGTTTTGAATAGTACAGAGATTGGTTCTCCCAAAGCTGCAGTAATAGCTGGCCAGAAAAATAATTATACCCAATCGAATGAGCTAGGAGATTCTACCGGAGAAAAAGAAAGTTTGACAGATAGAGGAGCTGCAGGGACAAAAGGGTTAGAGCCTTCTCGTGCTAACAAGTTAGAAGTAGATGTAGATACTGAAAGAGGTCTTTATAGAGTGGACAAACTGGACTCAGATGAAAACTCTGTGCAGAAGGCTTCAAGAGTAGAGGGGTTGCTTAATCATACAGTTGGTGAACTGATGATTGAGGATGAGACGGGTCGATCTACCACCATTACTGGTGAGTGCAGCCCTACGCGTGAACTGCAGATAAATTCGGTTAAAATTGAAAATGAAAACTACAGAAGTACACCTGAGCTTCAAAATGAAGAGAAATATTCTGACACTGAGAATGGCAAGGAAGGTGGTAGTGTTTTAGCTAACAATCCTAGTAGCTCCTTGCACCCTGCAATACCTCAGGCATCTGTAGACGCAAATTCCAGCGTGGTTGGTAATAATGTATTGTCAGGAACTGACGTTGAAGCATTAAAACATCAGCCTAGCTCAGATGGAGGCTCAAAGGTCTTAGATAATGTGAAGGAAGACTCTATTCTTGAGGAGGCACGAATTATACAG TTAAAGAGAAGAAGAATTGCCGAGTTATCTTGTGGTACTGCACCACTGGAGGTTCGTGAGAAATGTCAATGGGATTTTGTCCTCGAAGAAATGGCATGGCTGGCAAATGATTTTGCGCAG GAGCGTCTTTGGAAGATGACTGCTGCTGCACAAATTTGCCATCGACTTGCTTTGACTTCTCAGTTGAGATTGGAGAAACAAATTCAGTACAGAAAGCTGAAAAATATAGCTTCAATCCTATCTAATGCTGTCTTGGAATTCTGGAGCTCTGTGGAGGTTCCTAGGGAGCTGGAGGAGACAAACTTGAGAAATAATAAG GAGACGAGCCAAGAATCTAATTGTGATAGTGGCAGAAAATGTTTTGCTGCGGGTGTCAGGGAGTATGCAAGTAGATTCTTGAAGTATAACAACTCTTCTGTTCCCTATCATTCAGCTGCACCATCGACACCCGACCACGTGTGTGGCCCAGAAATATTGGATGTATCTCTTGCTGATCATCAGCTAACAGAA GAAAGCCTATTTTATTCAGTTCCATCGGGTGCAATGAAGGTGTACCAAATATCTATTGAGACCCATCTCGCACGCTGTGAG AAGTATGGAAACAGCATGAAGGAGGAGGTTGATACATCAGGCTATGATGCTGCTGGAG ATATAGAATACGATGTCACAGCGTTTGATGAGGATGAAGGAGAAACGAGTGCCTATTATCTTCCTAGAGCTTTCGAGTGCAGCAAATCATTTAATTTGAGCCACAAAAAAAGGAAGAATTTGATGAAGTCACATTCTGCCCGGTCTTATGATCTTGGAGCTGATTATGTAAACTACACAGGTGGGTCTAACTCATCCAATTTGATGGCGAAAAGGCCTGGTAGTAATATAAATGCCGGCTCAGTTCCGACGCGCGTGCGCACTGCTTCCAGGCCGAGGATTGTGGGTTCATTTGGATATGCTACTGCTGGGAGCTTACCAGTGCCGTCAAAGACAGATGCATCTAGTGGGGATACTGGTTTTTTTCAGGATGAGCAAAGTAGTTTGCCTGGTGGATCAGCATTTCAAAAAGGCACAGAGGTTGAATCAAGTGGTACCTTTGAGAAGCAGCTACCTTATGACATGGCTGAAACGTCAGGAAAACCTAAAAAGAAGAAGAAGATTCATCTG GGGTCTGCTTATGACCAAACCTGGCATCTCGATTCATCAGTCCATGCTGAACAGGTGATTTCATTG AAGGACCACTGGAAGAAGCGACCAGAGAATCATTTCGATACGAATG GTCTGTACGGTCATCATGCAAAGAAGCAAAAGACCACCACGCAATTGGTTGAGAACAATTTTGATGGGGCCATGGGTCTCACTGGATCAATTCCTTCTCCGGCAGCTTCCCAGATGAGCAATATGTCCAACTCCAACAAATGTATCAAATTTATTGGAAGTCGTGATAGGGCCAGAAAAATAAAAGGCCTCAAG ATTTCTTCCAGCCAGCATGGCTCTGGAACTACTTGGTCACTATTTGAGGATCAG GCGCTTGTTGTCTTGGTGCATGACATGGGCCCTAACTGGGAGCTCATCAGTGATGCAATGAATAGCGCTCTCAAAATTAAG TGTATATATCGTAATCCGATTGAGTGCAAGGAGCGGCATAAGATTCTGATGGACAAGACTGCGAGTGATGGGGCTGATAGTGCTGAAGATTCGGGGACTTCACAGTCTTATCCATCCACTTTGCCTGGCATCCCGAAG GGAAGTGCAAGACAGTTGTTTCAGCGACTGCAAGGGCCAATGGAGGAAGATACCCTAAAATCCCATTTTGAGAAGATTTGTTTAATTGGGAAGAAGTTACACTGTAGAAAGACACAG AATGATGGTCGGGATTCAAAGCAGATAGTACCAGTTCACAATTCACAAGTCATGGCTCTTTCTCAAGTATTCCCGAATAATCTGAATGGAGGTGTTCTAAC GCCCCTTGATCTCTGTGATGCGTCAACTTCAGGTCAAGATTTATTTTCACTTGAAAGGCCAGGTTCACATCCGGGTCTTCCAATGTTGAATCAAGGGACGCCAGTGCTCCCTTCTTCTGGAGCCACTCCATCCACTTCTGGATCATCTGGTGTGGTTCCGGGTAACAATTTACCAACCATACCTGGTCTACACAGTGCTTCTCCAAG GGATGGTAGATTCAACGTTCCTGGAGGATCTTTGCCACTTGATGAACAACACAGACTCCAACGGTTTAATCAGATGTCATCGGGTAAAAACCTGCAGCAGAATTCTATATCAACTCATGGAGCTGTCTCCGGATCCGGACATTGCGTGGTTCCTGGTGTAAACACCATGGGTGTAAGTGGAACGAACAGGGGCACACCCATGTCGAGGTCTGGCTTTCAAGGGATTGGCTCACCAGCAATGCCAAATACTGTTAGCATGATGTCCTCTGGTATGGTGGGAATTTCAAACACTGGTAATATTAACTCTGGAAGAGGAGCTTCTCCAAGAAACTCCATGGTCAGGCCGCCTCGTGAAGCCGTTCAGCATATGATGCGG GCTGCTCAAGGGAACAGTCAGCGGATCCCAGCTTTCGGTAGTTTGAGTTCTGGATTTACCAACAACCAGACAACTTCTGTTCAGTCGTACCCAGGCCATGTTTCCCAGCAGCATCAGATGCCACAGCAGTCGCATGTTCTTGGCAACTCGCATAATCCTCAGCTCCAAAGCCCAAGCCTAAGTCATGCCACTGGGGCACAGCAAGACGGATTTGCTCTCCGTCAAAGGCAAATGCACCAGAGGTATATGCAACAGCAACAGCAACAGCAGCTTGCAGCATCTAATACTACTGTGCCACATGGACAACAACAACCTCAGGGAACTTCTATTTCTCCTCCTCCACAAAAAAGTCCTCAGACTCAACCACCTGTTTCGCCTCAGCCATTACCAATCCCTCCAGTGTCTACCTCTCCTAATAGTGCTATGGCCCAACAGAACCCTCAAAAATCTCAGTTGCCGCTTCATGGTCTTGGTAGGAATCCTCAGTCTGGTGCTCTTGGAATGAACAACCAATCTGGAAAACAACGGCAGCGGCAACACCACCAGCAATCTGGAAGACAACATCCACACCAGCGACAGCCAACGCAAGGTCAACAGCCGAGTAAACAATCAAAGGGGATGGGTAGAGGAAACATGATCCATCAGAACATCACTGTTGATCAGTCACACCTGAATGGTTTCACCATGCCCCCATCAAGTCAGGGTACCGAAAAAGGAGAGGCAGTGGTTCCAGTTAGGTCTGATCAGCAACTGCCAAAAGCATTTCCTGGAGCTACATCTCCGTCCCAACAACAACAACAAGTACAGTTACCTTCAGACGATTGCATTCAAGGCCAGAGCTCACCTGCGGTCTCTTGTCCGTCAATTTCACCGGCAGTTGCACCTTCCAACCATCAGCATTTATTGCTACACCAAAAGCAGCGCCAGGTGCAGCCAACAGCTCAGCGAATTGTTCATCAGAATCATCTAGGGAACTCTGATTTATCAAGGAAGTCCCAAGCTGAGTTTGTGCCACGTGTTCCGCAGTCTGTCACCAATACCACTAGTAGTATGAGTACGAGCAAGGGTATGCCTGAAGTGAGTGATGATTCGAAAAAAGTTAAAGCAGTTGGTTCTACTGCTGTGCCTTCTCCAAATGCATTGGAACCTCCATCAAATGCCGCCTCTGTGCAAAGCGCTGCTCCTAAAGTAGTAAACAGTTCTAATACAGATTTAGCTTGTAGTAAGAAGCATTTGCCTGCTGGCGTACCTTGTCAGGAGCTCAAGGGCGTAATACAGAGACAGCCATCCCTACCTTCAGTAGAACAGAGACGAC
- the LOC106334671 gene encoding chromatin modification-related protein EAF1 A-like isoform X3, protein MHGSVSGYVLVNAEVDSMGGVIDSGGGGIGLKTSPTAIEKAQAELRQEYDVREERRRELEFLEKGGNPLDFKFGVATSLSFQSTSLTDQQAEHFLNSEVKDSFAMTASPHGDSAESSGRPAVPTVSEPNTADNLLLFDSGNKSVEGEHSSKYPNRQNRTSESERSSKANTNQDTKETEDSAIFRPYARRNRTKINRDPARSSSMDLIQNRGGLATSLSARRGSVDGKGCIPDAANQKDKQTTSVSCPVFGNSNGTIVPTNVAPTNLLNTKVDGEPIVRESAAVSRTSLMKDEADITCRKSSADLPFEEAGKKADLVLNSTEIGSPKAAVIAGQKNNYTQSNELGDSTGEKESLTDRGAAGTKGLEPSRANKLEVDVDTERGLYRVDKLDSDENSVQKASRVEGLLNHTVGELMIEDETGRSTTITGECSPTRELQINSVKIENENYRSTPELQNEEKYSDTENGKEGGSVLANNPSSSLHPAIPQASVDANSSVVGNNVLSGTDVEALKHQPSSDGGSKVLDNVKEDSILEEARIIQLKRRRIAELSCGTAPLEVREKCQWDFVLEEMAWLANDFAQERLWKMTAAAQICHRLALTSQLRLEKQIQYRKLKNIASILSNAVLEFWSSVEVPRELEETNLRNNKETSQESNCDSGRKCFAAGVREYASRFLKYNNSSVPYHSAAPSTPDHVCGPEILDVSLADHQLTEESLFYSVPSGAMKVYQISIETHLARCEKYGNSMKEEVDTSGYDAAGDIEYDVTAFDEDEGETSAYYLPRAFECSKSFNLSHKKRKNLMKSHSARSYDLGADYVNYTGGSNSSNLMAKRPGSNINAGSVPTRVRTASRPRIVGSFGYATAGSLPVPSKTDASSGDTGFFQDEQSSLPGGSAFQKGTEVESSGTFEKQLPYDMAETSGKPKKKKKIHLGSAYDQTWHLDSSVHAEQKDHWKKRPENHFDTNGLYGHHAKKQKTTTQLVENNFDGAMGLTGSIPSPAASQMSNMSNSNKCIKFIGSRDRARKIKGLKISSSQHGSGTTWSLFEDQALVVLVHDMGPNWELISDAMNSALKIKCIYRNPIECKERHKILMDKTASDGADSAEDSGTSQSYPSTLPGIPKGSARQLFQRLQGPMEEDTLKSHFEKICLIGKKLHCRKTQNDGRDSKQIVPVHNSQVMALSQVFPNNLNGGVLTPLDLCDASTSGQDLFSLERPGSHPGLPMLNQGTPVLPSSGATPSTSGSSGVVPGNNLPTIPGLHSASPRDGRFNVPGGSLPLDEQHRLQRFNQMSSGKNLQQNSISTHGAVSGSGHCVVPGVNTMGVSGTNRGTPMSRSGFQGIGSPAMPNTVSMMSSGMVGISNTGNINSGRGASPRNSMVRPPREAVQHMMRAAQGNSQRIPAFGSLSSGFTNNQTTSVQSYPGHVSQQHQMPQQSHVLGNSHNPQLQSPSLSHATGAQQDGFALRQRQMHQRYMQQQQQQQLAASNTTVPHGQQQPQGTSISPPPQKSPQTQPPVSPQPLPIPPVSTSPNSAMAQQNPQKSQLPLHGLGRNPQSGALGMNNQSGKQRQRQHHQQSGRQHPHQRQPTQGQQPSKQSKGMGRGNMIHQNITVDQSHLNGFTMPPSSQGTEKGEAVVPVRSDQQLPKAFPGATSPSQQQQQVQLPSDDCIQGQSSPAVSCPSISPAVAPSNHQHLLLHQKQRQVQPTAQRIVHQNHLGNSDLSRKSQAEFVPRVPQSVTNTTSSMSTSKGMPEVSDDSKKVKAVGSTAVPSPNALEPPSNAASVQSAAPKVVNSSNTDLACSKKHLPAGVPCQELKGVIQRQPSLPSVEQRRPKLPEQLTVQNQKHVASDHQPPQLEEAQKLPSPKPPETKVE, encoded by the exons ATGCATGGAAGCGTTTCGGGGTATGTTCTAGTAAATGCTGAGGTTGATTCCATGGGAGGAGTTATCGATAGTGGAGGTGGTGGTATTGGTCTCAAAACGTCTCCCACTGCTATTGAGAAGGCTCAAGCGGAGTTAAG GCAAGAGTATGATGTCCGGGAGGAAAGAAGGAGAGAGTTGGAGTTTCTCGAGAAA GGAGGTAATCCCTTGGATTTCAAGTTTGGTGTTGCAACTTCACTTAGCTTCCAGTCTACATCACTCACAGATCAGCAAGCAGAGCATTTTCTAAACAG TGAAGTCAAGGATAGTTTTGCTATGACTGCCTCACCACATGGAGACTCCGCGGAGAGTAGTGGTAGACCCGCAGTTCCTACAGTTTCTGAACCCAATACAGCGGATAATCTTTTACTGTTTGATTCTGGAAACAAGTCAGTTGAGGGAGAACACAGTTCGAAATATCCTAATAGGCAAAACAGGACGTCAGAGTCAGAACGGTCTTCCAAAGCGAACACCAACCAGGATACCAAAGAAACAGAGGATTCTGCCATCTTTCGACCGTATGCTCGTAGGAACAGAACAAAGATAAATCGGGATCCAGCACGGTCAAGTTCTATGGATTTGATTCAGAACCGTGGTGGTCTTGCAACGTCTCTCTCTGCTCGCAGAGGATCAGTTGACGGAAAGGGTTGTATTCCTGACGCAGCCAATCAAAAGGATAAGCAAACAACCTCTGTGTCTTGTCCAGTATTTGGAAATTCAAATGGTACCATTGTTCCGACAAATGTAGCTCCTACCAATCTGCTGAATACCAAGGTGGATGGTGAACCTATCGTACGAGAGAGTGCTGCTGTATCCAGAACTAGTCTGATGAAAGATGAAGCAGACATTACATGTAGAAAAAGCTCCGCAGATTTGCCTTTTGAAGAGGCTGGGAAAAAGGCAGACCTAGTTTTGAATAGTACAGAGATTGGTTCTCCCAAAGCTGCAGTAATAGCTGGCCAGAAAAATAATTATACCCAATCGAATGAGCTAGGAGATTCTACCGGAGAAAAAGAAAGTTTGACAGATAGAGGAGCTGCAGGGACAAAAGGGTTAGAGCCTTCTCGTGCTAACAAGTTAGAAGTAGATGTAGATACTGAAAGAGGTCTTTATAGAGTGGACAAACTGGACTCAGATGAAAACTCTGTGCAGAAGGCTTCAAGAGTAGAGGGGTTGCTTAATCATACAGTTGGTGAACTGATGATTGAGGATGAGACGGGTCGATCTACCACCATTACTGGTGAGTGCAGCCCTACGCGTGAACTGCAGATAAATTCGGTTAAAATTGAAAATGAAAACTACAGAAGTACACCTGAGCTTCAAAATGAAGAGAAATATTCTGACACTGAGAATGGCAAGGAAGGTGGTAGTGTTTTAGCTAACAATCCTAGTAGCTCCTTGCACCCTGCAATACCTCAGGCATCTGTAGACGCAAATTCCAGCGTGGTTGGTAATAATGTATTGTCAGGAACTGACGTTGAAGCATTAAAACATCAGCCTAGCTCAGATGGAGGCTCAAAGGTCTTAGATAATGTGAAGGAAGACTCTATTCTTGAGGAGGCACGAATTATACAG TTAAAGAGAAGAAGAATTGCCGAGTTATCTTGTGGTACTGCACCACTGGAGGTTCGTGAGAAATGTCAATGGGATTTTGTCCTCGAAGAAATGGCATGGCTGGCAAATGATTTTGCGCAG GAGCGTCTTTGGAAGATGACTGCTGCTGCACAAATTTGCCATCGACTTGCTTTGACTTCTCAGTTGAGATTGGAGAAACAAATTCAGTACAGAAAGCTGAAAAATATAGCTTCAATCCTATCTAATGCTGTCTTGGAATTCTGGAGCTCTGTGGAGGTTCCTAGGGAGCTGGAGGAGACAAACTTGAGAAATAATAAG GAGACGAGCCAAGAATCTAATTGTGATAGTGGCAGAAAATGTTTTGCTGCGGGTGTCAGGGAGTATGCAAGTAGATTCTTGAAGTATAACAACTCTTCTGTTCCCTATCATTCAGCTGCACCATCGACACCCGACCACGTGTGTGGCCCAGAAATATTGGATGTATCTCTTGCTGATCATCAGCTAACAGAA GAAAGCCTATTTTATTCAGTTCCATCGGGTGCAATGAAGGTGTACCAAATATCTATTGAGACCCATCTCGCACGCTGTGAG AAGTATGGAAACAGCATGAAGGAGGAGGTTGATACATCAGGCTATGATGCTGCTGGAG ATATAGAATACGATGTCACAGCGTTTGATGAGGATGAAGGAGAAACGAGTGCCTATTATCTTCCTAGAGCTTTCGAGTGCAGCAAATCATTTAATTTGAGCCACAAAAAAAGGAAGAATTTGATGAAGTCACATTCTGCCCGGTCTTATGATCTTGGAGCTGATTATGTAAACTACACAGGTGGGTCTAACTCATCCAATTTGATGGCGAAAAGGCCTGGTAGTAATATAAATGCCGGCTCAGTTCCGACGCGCGTGCGCACTGCTTCCAGGCCGAGGATTGTGGGTTCATTTGGATATGCTACTGCTGGGAGCTTACCAGTGCCGTCAAAGACAGATGCATCTAGTGGGGATACTGGTTTTTTTCAGGATGAGCAAAGTAGTTTGCCTGGTGGATCAGCATTTCAAAAAGGCACAGAGGTTGAATCAAGTGGTACCTTTGAGAAGCAGCTACCTTATGACATGGCTGAAACGTCAGGAAAACCTAAAAAGAAGAAGAAGATTCATCTG GGGTCTGCTTATGACCAAACCTGGCATCTCGATTCATCAGTCCATGCTGAACAG AAGGACCACTGGAAGAAGCGACCAGAGAATCATTTCGATACGAATG GTCTGTACGGTCATCATGCAAAGAAGCAAAAGACCACCACGCAATTGGTTGAGAACAATTTTGATGGGGCCATGGGTCTCACTGGATCAATTCCTTCTCCGGCAGCTTCCCAGATGAGCAATATGTCCAACTCCAACAAATGTATCAAATTTATTGGAAGTCGTGATAGGGCCAGAAAAATAAAAGGCCTCAAG ATTTCTTCCAGCCAGCATGGCTCTGGAACTACTTGGTCACTATTTGAGGATCAG GCGCTTGTTGTCTTGGTGCATGACATGGGCCCTAACTGGGAGCTCATCAGTGATGCAATGAATAGCGCTCTCAAAATTAAG TGTATATATCGTAATCCGATTGAGTGCAAGGAGCGGCATAAGATTCTGATGGACAAGACTGCGAGTGATGGGGCTGATAGTGCTGAAGATTCGGGGACTTCACAGTCTTATCCATCCACTTTGCCTGGCATCCCGAAG GGAAGTGCAAGACAGTTGTTTCAGCGACTGCAAGGGCCAATGGAGGAAGATACCCTAAAATCCCATTTTGAGAAGATTTGTTTAATTGGGAAGAAGTTACACTGTAGAAAGACACAG AATGATGGTCGGGATTCAAAGCAGATAGTACCAGTTCACAATTCACAAGTCATGGCTCTTTCTCAAGTATTCCCGAATAATCTGAATGGAGGTGTTCTAAC GCCCCTTGATCTCTGTGATGCGTCAACTTCAGGTCAAGATTTATTTTCACTTGAAAGGCCAGGTTCACATCCGGGTCTTCCAATGTTGAATCAAGGGACGCCAGTGCTCCCTTCTTCTGGAGCCACTCCATCCACTTCTGGATCATCTGGTGTGGTTCCGGGTAACAATTTACCAACCATACCTGGTCTACACAGTGCTTCTCCAAG GGATGGTAGATTCAACGTTCCTGGAGGATCTTTGCCACTTGATGAACAACACAGACTCCAACGGTTTAATCAGATGTCATCGGGTAAAAACCTGCAGCAGAATTCTATATCAACTCATGGAGCTGTCTCCGGATCCGGACATTGCGTGGTTCCTGGTGTAAACACCATGGGTGTAAGTGGAACGAACAGGGGCACACCCATGTCGAGGTCTGGCTTTCAAGGGATTGGCTCACCAGCAATGCCAAATACTGTTAGCATGATGTCCTCTGGTATGGTGGGAATTTCAAACACTGGTAATATTAACTCTGGAAGAGGAGCTTCTCCAAGAAACTCCATGGTCAGGCCGCCTCGTGAAGCCGTTCAGCATATGATGCGG GCTGCTCAAGGGAACAGTCAGCGGATCCCAGCTTTCGGTAGTTTGAGTTCTGGATTTACCAACAACCAGACAACTTCTGTTCAGTCGTACCCAGGCCATGTTTCCCAGCAGCATCAGATGCCACAGCAGTCGCATGTTCTTGGCAACTCGCATAATCCTCAGCTCCAAAGCCCAAGCCTAAGTCATGCCACTGGGGCACAGCAAGACGGATTTGCTCTCCGTCAAAGGCAAATGCACCAGAGGTATATGCAACAGCAACAGCAACAGCAGCTTGCAGCATCTAATACTACTGTGCCACATGGACAACAACAACCTCAGGGAACTTCTATTTCTCCTCCTCCACAAAAAAGTCCTCAGACTCAACCACCTGTTTCGCCTCAGCCATTACCAATCCCTCCAGTGTCTACCTCTCCTAATAGTGCTATGGCCCAACAGAACCCTCAAAAATCTCAGTTGCCGCTTCATGGTCTTGGTAGGAATCCTCAGTCTGGTGCTCTTGGAATGAACAACCAATCTGGAAAACAACGGCAGCGGCAACACCACCAGCAATCTGGAAGACAACATCCACACCAGCGACAGCCAACGCAAGGTCAACAGCCGAGTAAACAATCAAAGGGGATGGGTAGAGGAAACATGATCCATCAGAACATCACTGTTGATCAGTCACACCTGAATGGTTTCACCATGCCCCCATCAAGTCAGGGTACCGAAAAAGGAGAGGCAGTGGTTCCAGTTAGGTCTGATCAGCAACTGCCAAAAGCATTTCCTGGAGCTACATCTCCGTCCCAACAACAACAACAAGTACAGTTACCTTCAGACGATTGCATTCAAGGCCAGAGCTCACCTGCGGTCTCTTGTCCGTCAATTTCACCGGCAGTTGCACCTTCCAACCATCAGCATTTATTGCTACACCAAAAGCAGCGCCAGGTGCAGCCAACAGCTCAGCGAATTGTTCATCAGAATCATCTAGGGAACTCTGATTTATCAAGGAAGTCCCAAGCTGAGTTTGTGCCACGTGTTCCGCAGTCTGTCACCAATACCACTAGTAGTATGAGTACGAGCAAGGGTATGCCTGAAGTGAGTGATGATTCGAAAAAAGTTAAAGCAGTTGGTTCTACTGCTGTGCCTTCTCCAAATGCATTGGAACCTCCATCAAATGCCGCCTCTGTGCAAAGCGCTGCTCCTAAAGTAGTAAACAGTTCTAATACAGATTTAGCTTGTAGTAAGAAGCATTTGCCTGCTGGCGTACCTTGTCAGGAGCTCAAGGGCGTAATACAGAGACAGCCATCCCTACCTTCAGTAGAACAGAGACGAC